The following proteins come from a genomic window of Campylobacter coli 76339:
- a CDS encoding DJ-1/YajL/PfpI superfamily, includes chaperone protein YajL (former ThiJ), parkinsonism-associated protein DJ-1, peptidases PfpI, Hsp31: MSKKVLIPLAQGFEEAEFIGIADVLKRAAELSGNLEVIIASLDNELLVKGANGISIKADCSLEAVDTKNLDAIALAGGFNGMNNLKNSNEILSIIKKLHSDGKIVSAICASPIVLDAAGVLEGDFSCYPSCETGLRGNRINKAVVVNKNVVTSAGPATAILFGLELARQLCGDEIYNSLYEGLLIPLTK; this comes from the coding sequence ATGAGTAAAAAAGTATTGATTCCTTTGGCTCAAGGTTTTGAAGAAGCTGAGTTTATAGGTATAGCAGATGTATTAAAAAGAGCTGCGGAACTAAGTGGAAATTTAGAGGTGATTATCGCTTCTTTGGATAATGAACTTTTGGTAAAAGGAGCAAATGGGATCAGCATAAAAGCAGACTGCTCTTTAGAAGCTGTAGATACTAAAAATCTTGATGCAATAGCTCTAGCAGGCGGCTTTAATGGTATGAATAATCTTAAAAATTCTAATGAAATTTTAAGTATTATTAAAAAACTACACAGTGATGGAAAAATTGTTTCTGCAATTTGTGCTTCTCCTATAGTATTGGATGCTGCTGGAGTTTTAGAGGGTGATTTTTCTTGCTATCCAAGCTGCGAAACAGGTCTTAGAGGAAATAGAATCAATAAAGCTGTGGTTGTAAATAAAAATGTTGTTACAAGTGCAGGTCCTGCAACAGCTATTTTATTTGGTCTAGAACTTGCAAGACAATTGTGCGGCGATGAAATTTATAATTCATTGTACGAAGGCTTACTTATCCCTTTAACAAAATAA
- a CDS encoding Small hydrophobic protein has product MIVLDFILVVAFVLFMIFLIVGFNRQMSEKAKIREEKFKNKERKNE; this is encoded by the coding sequence ATGATAGTTTTAGATTTTATTTTAGTCGTAGCTTTTGTACTTTTTATGATATTTTTAATAGTAGGATTTAACCGTCAAATGAGTGAAAAAGCTAAAATTCGAGAAGAAAAATTTAAAAATAAGGAGAGAAAAAATGAGTAA
- a CDS encoding Putative amino acid ABC tansporter permease protein — translation MNQKNIRIFVFFTIILFWGYFSFPIEILQIKEASGVINYDYTPNAQAYVKSYFTTLLLTACSAIIGIVVGFSLAILRFSKIKVLNFIIDEYIDIIRGTPVILQLMIFAFVIFTFIDNLYAAIFALGLNSSAYIAEIVRSGINSVDKGQMEAARAMGLDYKTSMKEIILPQATKNILPALANEFISLFKETSVVGFISVIDITMQSQSLQAVLYNPKPLIFTGLVYYISVKIFSYFAKKLELRMSKND, via the coding sequence TTGAATCAAAAAAATATAAGGATATTCGTATTTTTTACCATTATTCTTTTTTGGGGATATTTTTCGTTTCCTATTGAAATTTTACAAATAAAAGAAGCTAGTGGAGTTATAAATTATGATTATACTCCAAATGCACAAGCTTATGTTAAAAGTTATTTCACTACTCTTTTGCTCACTGCTTGTTCAGCAATTATAGGTATAGTTGTTGGCTTTAGTCTTGCTATTTTACGCTTTTCAAAGATAAAAGTTTTAAATTTTATTATAGATGAATATATTGATATCATAAGAGGAACCCCTGTAATACTACAACTCATGATTTTTGCTTTCGTGATATTTACCTTTATTGACAATCTTTACGCAGCAATATTTGCGCTAGGACTTAATAGCTCTGCATATATAGCAGAAATCGTAAGAAGCGGGATTAATAGTGTCGATAAAGGACAAATGGAAGCGGCGCGTGCTATGGGGCTTGATTATAAAACTTCGATGAAAGAAATTATATTACCCCAAGCAACTAAAAATATCTTACCTGCTTTGGCAAATGAATTTATTTCTTTATTTAAAGAAACCTCTGTGGTTGGATTTATAAGCGTTATTGACATTACTATGCAAAGCCAAAGTCTTCAAGCAGTATTATACAACCCAAAACCTCTTATTTTTACAGGGCTTGTATATTATATAAGTGTAAAAATTTTTAGTTATTTTGCTAAGAAACTTGAGTTAAGGATGAGCAAAAATGATTGA
- a CDS encoding Putative glutamine transport ATP-binding protein: MIEIRNLNKKYGNLEVIKNISTKISKGDIISVIGPSGGGKSTFLRCINRLELADSGEILIKGHNILDEQTDINKIRQKVSMVFQHFNLFANKNVLQNLCLAPIKTGILNEDEAVKKAEILLKKVGLSDKKEVMPHKLSGGQKQRIAIARSLMMNPDVILFDEPTSALDPEMIGEVLSIMKDLAAEGLTMIVVTHEMGFARNVANRIFFMDKGELAVDASPKEVFENPKNERLKEFLNKVLNH; the protein is encoded by the coding sequence ATGATTGAGATTCGAAATTTAAATAAAAAATATGGAAATTTAGAAGTTATTAAAAATATTAGTACAAAAATTTCCAAAGGTGATATTATATCTGTTATAGGTCCAAGTGGAGGTGGAAAAAGCACCTTTTTGCGTTGTATCAACCGCCTAGAACTTGCAGACAGTGGAGAAATTCTTATCAAGGGTCACAATATTTTAGATGAACAAACTGATATTAATAAAATTCGCCAAAAAGTCAGTATGGTTTTTCAGCATTTTAATCTTTTTGCCAATAAAAATGTATTGCAAAATTTATGTTTAGCTCCTATAAAAACAGGAATTTTAAATGAGGATGAAGCTGTAAAAAAAGCCGAAATTTTACTTAAAAAAGTAGGATTATCTGATAAAAAAGAAGTAATGCCACATAAACTTTCAGGTGGACAAAAGCAACGCATTGCCATAGCAAGAAGTTTGATGATGAATCCCGATGTGATTTTATTTGATGAGCCTACTTCAGCACTTGATCCTGAGATGATAGGAGAAGTTTTAAGCATCATGAAAGATTTGGCCGCTGAAGGGCTTACCATGATAGTAGTTACTCATGAAATGGGTTTTGCTAGAAATGTCGCTAATCGTATTTTTTTCATGGATAAAGGAGAGCTTGCAGTAGATGCAAGCCCTAAAGAAGTATTTGAAAATCCTAAAAATGAAAGATTAAAAGAATTTTTAAATAAAGTTTTAAATCATTAA